The Pan troglodytes isolate AG18354 chromosome 17, NHGRI_mPanTro3-v2.0_pri, whole genome shotgun sequence genome includes a region encoding these proteins:
- the ZNF519 gene encoding zinc finger protein 519 gives MELLTFRDVAIEFSPEEWKCLDPAQQNLYRDVMLENYRNLVSLAVYSYYNQGILPEQGIEDSFKKATLGRYGSCGLENICLWKNWESIGEGEGQKECYNLCSQYLTTSHNKHLTVKGDKEYRIFQKKPQFLSAAPTEPCIPMNKYQHKFLKSVFCNKNQINFNHDSNISKHHSTHFLENYYNCNECEKVFYQSSKLIFPENIHIQEKPYNSNECGETSDPFSKLTQHQRIYIGESSQRCNKKCIIVFSQSHLKGHKIINTGEKSVKYKERGKAFTRGLHLGHQKIHTGEKPYKCKKCDKAFNKSSHLAQHQRIHTGEKPFKCKECGKAFNRGSYLTQHQRIHTGERAFKCEECGKAFNRGSYLTQHQRIHTGEKPFRCKECGKAFNRSSYVTQHQRMHTGEKPFKCKECGKAFNRASHLTQHQRIHTGEKHFKCKECGKAFNRGSHLTRHQRIHTGEKSFNCKECGKAFIWGSHLTQHQRIHTGEKFFKCKECGKAFTRSSHLTQHQRIHTGEKPFKCKECGKAFNRRSTLTQHQIIHTR, from the coding sequence CTGTGTATTCTTATTACAACCAAGGCATTTTACCAGAGCAAGGCATAGAAGATTCATTCAAAAAAGCAACACTGGGAAGATATGGGAGCTGTGGCCTTGAAAATATATGCTTATGGAAAAACTGGGAAAGTATAGGTGAAGGTGAAGGACAAAAGGAATGTTATAATCTATGTAGCCAATATTTGACAACTAGTCATAACAAACATTTAACTGTGAAAGGAGACAAAGAATATAGAATATTTCAGAAGAAGCCTCAGTTTCTGTCAGCTGCTCCTACAGAACCATGTATTCCTATGAATAAATATCAACATAAATTTTTGAAATCtgtcttttgtaataaaaatcagATAAATTTTAACCATGACTCAAATATTAGTAAACATCATAGTACTCATTTTCTAGAAAACTATTACAATTGTAATGAATGTGAAAAAGTATTTTACCAATCCTCAAAGCTTATTTTCCCTGAAAATATCCATATTCAAGAAAAGCCTTACAACTCTAATGAATGTGGTGAAACTTCTGACCCATTCTCAAAGCTTACTCAACATCAAAGAATTTATATTGGAGAGAGCTCACaaagatgtaataaaaaatgtataatagtCTTTAGTCAATCACATCTAAAGGGACATAAGATAATTAACACTGGAGAGAAATCAGTGAAATATAAAGAACGTGGCAAAGCTTTTACCAGGGGCTTACATCTTGGACAtcagaaaattcatactggagagaaaccttacaaatgtaaaaaatgtgaCAAAGCCTTTAACAAGAGTTCACACCTTGCTCAACATCAGAGAATCCATACTGGAGAGAAGCCTTTCAAGTGTaaggaatgtggcaaagcttttaacagAGGCTCATACCTTACTCAACATCAGAGAATCCATACTGGAGAGAGAGCtttcaaatgtgaagaatgtggcaaagcctttaacagGGGGTCATACCTTACTCAACACCAGAGAatccatactggagagaaacctttcagatgtaaggaatgtggcaaagcctttaataGAAGCTCATACGTTACTCAGCATCAGAGAAtgcatactggagagaaacctttcAAGTGTaaggaatgtggcaaagcttttaacagAGCTTCACACCTTACTCAACATCAGAGAatccatactggagagaaacacttcaaatgtaaagaatgtggcaaagcctttaacagGGGCTCACACCTTACTCGACATCAAAGAATCCATACTGGAGAGAAGTCTTTCAAttgtaaagaatgtggcaaagcttttatcTGGGGCTCACACCTTACTCAACATCAGAGAatccatactggagagaaattcttcaaatgtaaagaatgtggcaaagcttttaccAGGAGCTCACACCTTACtcaacatcagagaattcatactggagagaaacctttcaaatgtaaagaatgtggcaaagcttttaacagACGCTCAACCCTTACTCAACATCAAATAATTCATACCAGGTAG